The DNA sequence cgagagggagggagagaggcctaCCGCCTGGCCGTCGTCGGGCCTCGTCCTGCCCCCGCctcaaggaggaggaaaaggaggaggaggagacaccgGCGACGACGGGCAACATGGCGCCCTTCAGGCCCTGGCTTTGCGGCCTAGCAGCCTGGGCCCGGTTCTGTCCGAGCCCTCGGGCCCCGCTTCCCTCCCGGGCCCTCAGCAGCGGCGAAGGCGGCCCCAAgaccgagaggaggaggaggaggcggtgagAGGGCCGTTGGTCCAAAACACGCCGCAGAACGAAGCAATCCATTTGGGACCGCTTCAGCTGCCCCGGCGCAGGGCTATCTAGggcatcatgggagttgtagtttttcaGTGAGGCAGTgggccttccctgtcagagagctctggggacaCAATGAACTAcattatttatagttttatcttttttaaaaaatatgttttattattttaataaccaTCTGTTTCAATACTGTAATACTTTAATTCCTTCTCAATGTActtattatttaattgtatttaattttaatgtttctattgcactgtttttaataatgctgtgaagctgctctgagtcccagtcctggggaaaagagcgggatacaaataaatataaccaaTAAGCACAATAAACAAATGAATGTCTTCTCTCCAGGCCCCTCATTTTACTTAAGTTCCCAGAGatatataaaaagagattaaTAACTACTCAAAAcaaagaagagaggaaatggaggaagggaaaaaggagAAACAGATGCAAGGCAGAGCTGAAAGTTGCCCtgtttctgttgctgctgtttcCTCTTAGTCCAAAGTCCAGAGCGTAAGGAGATAAGCGTTATTATATCTCTCTGGGCATCATAGGTTTGTTCCTATTTCGTGATTTCTGATTTTGGATTTCTATCGCTCTACAGACCTTGCCTGCAGAAGACTAGGGACATCATTTCATTGTAACTCGCCGTTCCCTGCAAGGAGATTAAGGCAACACTTCATCTTCTCAACCACTCATCCCATGCTAtactcacaacaaccctgtgaggtagtcTAGGCAATACGGACTGGCCCAAGCCCACCGTGGCTGCGTCCGCATAGCAGAAATAAacccagtttgacagcactttaactgccacggccgAGTGCTTTGGacctctgggacttgtagttttctgACATgattagccctctctgtcagatagccccagtgcctcacaaaactgcaattcccagaattattgTCACTACTGTCGTTTATTTATGTAGCACCATTTTTGTACATGGCACTTTGCCACAGAATGAAACATGTATAACTActtcaatataaaatactaacaaTATTAGAATACAGTACTAAAATATAATACTAAAAATGCAATAGTAAGATATTATCATAAACTACAGtgcaatcaaataaaataaattccataGCGTTGAACCGTGGCAATTAAAggtcccagaggaccttttcacacgtgaaattggaactccaatccaaagccatttcgaagggaaggggaagcagagtcaattcgaatccaagacAATTCACATGATTAATTATCTCACATGAAGAGcgaattgtggtcattcctgaggcaaagcagagCGAGCGCAAAATAAATGATCaaaccagtacataccatgcggattcaacgattcgaattggcacccttgcgcatgctcaggggggctctgaatgcatcgtcaacctttgcacttctggggtgaagaagggggccacttcctggttccagtttcacatgaatgctagcctgaCGTGAATGATGGCTtcacctttcttcttcccttctattttattctatattttactctatttactctatttcaacaatttagcaatgcctGCAACGCCCGCCATGTGTAGTCTTGAGTATACATACAGCCAGATCCGAACGTGTCCTCTGTGTCATCCCTCTATTCCTCCTTGAAGTATCCGAACGTGTCCTCCATGTCAGTCCCTCAAAcaaagcaaatggagcaaaattacagcgccacatcatgggaaatatGGCACCTTGGAGGTTGTGAGGGAGTGTACCAAGaccgaagcaaagttgcattccacaccaagaccaattTGAATTGGAATTGACCTTGGAGAAAGatttgtgaattcactagttcaccgaattcacctacatcaggagtgaccTTGGATTGACTTAGGATCGGCCTCGGAATgattccccatagaaagcaatcgtGTGTGATAATTtatcacgttataacgtgaattcgcatggttgggcCTGAAATGGCattggattggagttgcaaaaaatgttgtgtgataagggccaaacacactgcagaaataatccagtttgagatcactttaactgccctggctcagtgttgggGAAAGTTTATTGCgtcatcagagctctctgacagagaaggctaaatgacacTGAAAACTACAGTTGTGAGAATTcactagcattcagccagggcagttaaagtggtctccattGGAtggatgatttctacagtgtgttttggaccaaagtggcatgaaactggattatttctgtagtgcggatgcagtgAGTTTCCCAGCCCATTAGGgaaaggatttgaacctggttctGCCTAGTCATAGTGCAAGGCTCTGGCTATGAAAGTGTCTTGACTATCTTATGGATTTACTGCTAGAGACAAGTATTGTTACTGAAATGGAGTTGTAAAAACTCAGCAATGGTTGGGATAGGTCATTACTATAAGGAACTTTTTCCAAGTTTGGAGAACATAACTTGTGTTTATTCTTTTCAAACTCATTTTTAATAGCACCTTTGATGTTGCTGTAATTGGCGCTGGGATCGTGGGGCTGGCATCTGCCAGGGAGCTGAGTCTGCGGCATCCTTCTCTCGTTTTTGGTGTgttggaaaaggagaaagagttaGGTATGAGATCTGAATCTGACAAAACCCCTCACagccttctgttttatttttgctcaTGGGTTTCTAACTTCCTGGTGCTCCTTCTTCTGGATTTATATTCTGGATTTTGTGGCctcctccaactctacaattctatgattatatattCTTAATATCAGTATTAAATACTGATTTCCTAACCTTTGGTCctgcatttgttttggacttcagctcccagaagccccagccatttTATCTAgcaatcaggaattatgggagctgaagtccaaatcatctagaggaccaaaggctgggaaccactggatACAATCCatcataaatgtattattattattattattattattattattattattattattaacctttatttataaagcgctgtaaatttacacagcgctgtacatacaatcttttagtcagacggttccctgccctcaggcttacaatctatgaagacatgacacaaaaggagaagggagtggtggtggggaataggatcaggtctagcagatcttctccacctccgaggcctggaccaaggcagatggactggagggagggatcttcttcttcaggctagccctgatggagctgggtctgcctggtcgctccctcacaggctggaagatgacagttatggagggaggagtctcttccaggctagccctgatggagatgggcctgcCTGGCCACACCCTCGCAGGCTGGAAgcaagaagggacgaattcggagggggcagtggtagtcctacactgtgacaggagaccttgattacaagagcggagggtgcgagtaggaatgtaaggagaaagaaggtcagataagtaaggaggggccaatccatggagggctttgaaaatcaataataaaagcttgtaccggatgcggaaggggaaggggagccaatgaagggaggataaaagaggagaaacatggtcaaagcggcaagcggatgtgacaatacgggcagctgaatactggacagagattaaagaatggaggtgtgaaagaggaagccctgtcagaaggaggttacaataatctagtcgcgaaaccactagggcatggactagagtcttggcagtagaggctgagaggaatggacggatcttggcaatgttgtagagaaagaatctacaggtcttggcagtggcctggatctggggaataaatgacagagaagagtaaaaaatgaagccaagattGCAgacttgatgaaccggttgaatagaagtgtcgtcaacagaaacagaaaaggaatagtgaaggatGGGTTTAGGtgggaagacaagaagctcagtcttagacatgttgagcttcaagcgccgaagccgcatccactgagagatggcagtcagacaagaagaaacttgctgttcaagccccgtcgaaaggtcagaggtggagagatacagctgagtgtcatcggcatacagatgataggagaaaccaaaagaactgatgagtttatctagagacagtgtgtatagagagaacagaaggggacccaagacagatgAAAGTCTTCTGTACAAGGATATTTTTATGTTACTCCTTTAATACCAGTATGGGATTTTTGATGTCTTTTGTCCTTTTAACATAAATTGCTTTTGAACAGATCTCTTAGAAAGATTAGTAATTGGTAAATTGCTCCCTAAATGGATTAAGTCATTTTTCAACATCTTACCAGTAATGGGAGCTCATCAAATATATATTCTTTCCACACACTTCAGTTCTAAATTCCTAGATGGTTTTGTACAAGATAATGTCTACTTGTTACCTTCACAAGAAAAACTTTTTGCACCTGCATTTCTGGTCAgttaatatatttgtattttttttctgggttaaaaatcTGAATGTTCTTCAGCGTATGTGACGGTAGCGTTCCCCCTTCTCCCATATCTGAATAATAAGAATTATCATGTATATAAGGTTTATGTATCCATTCATTTAAGTGCTTTATAATACAACATCTCCTAATCCTTCCAACTTTTTAAGGCAGGGCAGTGTTTATTTAATAAATCTACAGTtgactctccacatttgtggctttgacttttgcagatttgattattataTTCTTTCTAAGACTGCCTAGGACGGTTCTCCAGCATTACTCTATGGCCAGCTTTCACCAGAGGTTGCTCTGGAGGCTgtagattcctagaaagaacacttctttaggcTTTTGTGGGTCCTCCTACAAttttgtggtcaatgtctggcagatgttgaccacagagttgcactggatgacctagagattcctagagagggtcctttcaggttaaaaatagttgttgtttttaatttgtgtttttttccattttcatgggggtcttgtgtctttaaccccaatgaatgtggagggtccactgtctATCCAGCCATTTTTCCAAAGAGCTAAAGGTGCCATACACAgcttaagacaaaaaaaaaataggctgAAAATATGAAATATGTCTAACAAGTTACAACAGGTTTCAAAGTTTAAAAGAATATCAAAACTATGCACATTACCATTATGAGATAAATCTAAGAGAACAAAAGGTTTAAATAAACAGCCATGTCTTTACATGGTGCCTCAATGAAACCAGTGTTGGTGCCAGTCAGGGCTCCAAGGGGAGGGCTTTCCATAACTGGGGTGCCTAGGCTAAGAAGGCTCTGCACCTCCAGTCTGAAAAGGTAGAGCCCAAATGGTAGTACTGGGTTTTTCAAGCAAATATTTAGAAAAGATATTTAGATCTGTTTATTAAAGACATTTTAACTGATGGTTATGTCCTCTTTTATTTTACCACAATTTGAAATTGCATTGTGATTATGTGTTGTGTTGTTTCATACAATCAAGATGTctcttttttgttcttattttatttaaaaaatgaaagctgaTTTAACTATCTTTTAATTATaaacaaatgcatctgaaaagtttttttttaaaaaaataaaaactttcctAAGATTCATGCAGCATgtatttcaagattttttttgtatttttaactcaTCTCCTTATTTAGCCGTCCATCAAAGTGGACACAACAGTGGTGTTATTCACAGCGGAATCTACTATACCCCAGGATCACTAAAAGCGAAGCTGTGCGTGGAAGGATCTGTGCTCTGCTATGAGTATTGTGACAAAAAAGGAATCCCGTATAAACAGTGCGGCAAGGTATGGTAGGTGGGTGCTGTACCTTTGGCTTCTTCAGTTCAGCAATTTGTAGTGTAGGCAAAAAGTTAGGAGCAGAGCCTCTACTCAGGCTCTCTGGACATTTCCTCCTggacatttttcttcagtcccctttatttatttattcaaggcaTTCACCCATTGTGTCAACTCATCAGTCCCTCCTAGGCAATACACAGTtgctaaaaacattttaaaataattaaataagtaactaaaaaccaattaaaaacaatccaagctcctctttaaaatattttaaaaatcagacaaaTAGTGTTAAAAAAACAGTCAGAGCAGACACTCTTAATTTTCAGGTAATGTCATACAAAATAGCACAATTTTCACTGCCTGCGAGAATCTTAGAAGGGCTGGAGGTATCCTGACTTCCCTTGGGAGGGAGAATCCACAGCTGGGTTACTGctgcagagaaagccctgtcataAGGACACACCAGGCTAGCCCTTTCCCCCTTTATAGGATTATAAAACACGCTCATGTTTTTGGTCCCATCCTTTTGCCTTTAGCACTCCCCACCACTGGAATGTGTTCTGTAAAACCTTTCTGAAATTGATGTTGGCCCTTAGGTTCCTTATCCCTGTTCTGAGGAGCTCTAGATTCATCCTGCGAGTCTAGAATCTGTGGCCATGTGACAGAAACAGCTAAACTGGAAGGATAGTTTTGTGTAAATCAGATTCTTACGTCCAGTATTTCTAATAGCTGTTGGTTCTTTAAACAATATCATTTATGTGCCCATTGGATTTTAATGTACATTTACATGTTTCTGTGCCAAACTCTTCTATGTGATGGAGTTTGAAACTAGAGTCTATATAAGAAGACCACATCAGGCCTGAAAATCATTTTAGAGACCTGGGAGCTGCATCACATTTTAGATTATCAcctgcctgttgttgttgttttgcttcttctattttactaccccacatttggtcttctctgtcaACTGCACTTCTGTTGCTGTTCATTTATTTAAGCATTTATGTATCATCTCTCAGCCTAGCAGAGCCACCTTTTTTCTAAAAGGTATTAATTAGATAATGCCCACCAGTCACTGAAGCAACTGGTGGTGATGGTCATGAttggatttttatttgttcatttgcttgtttttttgcaAATCTATCAATTTCAGATAATTTTCTGTAATAAAGCTTTCTGTATCAATCAAACTGGTGCAATCATTGAAGCCTGTTTTACTGAAAAATAAATTCTTGAGCATTCTCAAGCTTTTTCTAGCCTGAAAACAGGATTAAAATTAATTAACGTGGCATACTATTAATCCTAACCCACACTCCATAACATGGCCATGTTATGTTTGTTCTTGCATTTCTGCTCCGTGGCTGCCACAGTCTCCACAACAcacttttcttgtttcctctgcaGCTAATAGTTGCAGTTGAACAGAAAGAAATTCCCAGGCTCAAGGCTCTGTACCAGAGAGGGCTACAGAACAATGTCCGGGGGCTGAagctgataaactccaaagaaataCAAGCAAAGGAACCTTATTGTCGGGTAAGACAATACTTGATCTTCAGTATGAAATGTTTTGAGGGGAGGCAGCATGTAGGCAAAGGTCAGTGCAGATGGCTACATCCCCATTTGACTTAACAACCTCTTTAACCAGGGTGCTTGCGGATGAAATATTTCTGCAAGAAAGCTTTGCAGTTGGCTATCTTAATTTATCGTCTTGATGGCTGTGGGAAGAATGCAGCTAAttcaaatgaaatggaaaataaaatttctctGCCCATCAAAGACCCACTGTGGCTGCAATTCCATATTCTAAGGGCAGAATGCAATGCTCTCTCTGTTTGCTATGGACATTTAGTAGCTGGGGTAGGGTTGGACTGGTAAGCTGGAGGAACAGCCAAGGAGCACCCAGCTGCAGTTTGCAACTAGGAGAAGGGAACTGGGGTCACCCTCCTTTTGCCTTCGGTGCCTCTCTCATTTCCCCAGTGAGGAAACAACTCCAGCTCTTGAAAGCCGCCTGAAGAGTGAGGTGGATGTGGCACAAGAAAATAGTGGATATTTCTTCAACAGTGTCTAAAAGAGGACATTCATTACTTTGAAAATCATCAACTGACTTCTGGTTTGTTAAAGTACTGGGAACACTGCTGCGATGGGACCAGTTGTTAGCTTATGGAAATTAATTCTTGTTGTACCAGCCTTCCACATTTTATTTCTCCATGAAAGTACCTTGAGAACATTTTATAGCCTTGTTCTGCAGTTTATTGTCTACCTTGAATTAGtgctttgtactgtttttaacttgaactgttttaaattttgttaaaagccttgagtccctatactgggagaaagtcagaacaaaaataagaataattAAATTAGAGTTCACATTTGTGCTGTCTGTTCACCACCCAAAAGAGTGGTTTTCCTGCTCCCGAAATTCCTTTTTGGACACTCTTGTCTGGACTGACAATAGCTGGGCAGACTTGTAGTCCCAAAGCTGTCATGCTGAAAAAtcagctggtttgaaatgggtcttcctttctttttctttttttggccttAACTGCTTTTGCAATCTAAGTTCTGGAAatagagatattattattattattattattattattattattattattattattattattattNNNNNNNNNNTGTATATATATTTggggcccaaagcagcttacagtctaaaagcacagcacaattaaaaatgcaattaaactattacaatatcaAAACAGATACTTTGTTTAACTATAGAATACAATTATAAAAGATAAAATCACTTAAGATATTGACCCTCTGCCCATCTTTTTAGGGCTTGATGGCACTGGACTCTCCCTACACTGGCATTGTCAACTACAGGCAGGTGGCCTTGGCttatgctgaagattttcaggctTCTGGAGGTACTGTCCTGACTGATTTTGAGGTAGAAGACATACAGATGGCAAAGGAAAGTCCTGCTGGAAGTGATGAAGGTAAAAAGCTGTGTGATTTCTTCCTGACTCTTTCATCCCCTTATTACTGTATACATGTTTTCTCCCTGCTTCTCCCATTACAGTTTGGTGTGAGTTTTTGTTATGTGTAGTCATTCACCTGAACAGTTCTGTGTGTAAACAAACTGCAGATCCTATGAAGCAGAAGGGTGGGCAGAGACCACTTGGCCCAGTTGATCAAAGGCTTCCATGCTGATAATTTATCAGAATGTTATTTTAGTCCCTGGCATCTTCAACTAACAGGAGGAAGTGATGGAAAAGATCTTTCTTtccctgaaaccctggagagtaCTGCCagtcagaaagggggggggggaatactggattatttatatatttaatatcctTGACATGTGACCTAAAGCATCTCACAACATGGATTAAAAACCTAAtgataaaaaaagttttttaaaaaaacacacaaatgagctactatattaaaacataataCTTTGAAACGATGTAAAATCATTTAGTGACATAACCATAACCCTTCTTCACAATCAGTTAGTCACCAAATGCCTGCTAAAATAAAAGGCCAGTGGAAGAGAGGCAGAGAAGGGACCATACTAGCCTTTTATAGGGGAAAAtgccacagtctgggagcagccaccaaaaaggtccTGTCTCccatgtgatggtggtgagactgaggggctgaacagacagcctgGAAATGCCAGCATCCAGGCTGCTTGGGGGTATGGCATTTTGACACCACACGCGTCCAAGACACCTGGAAGACACCCACCCAGCCAGACGCTTCAAGCTGCTCCAGGGGTGTGGCTTTTTGACAATGCAAAGCCACTAAGTGCATGGAAGCCTCCCTGGGGTTGCATTGGGGCTGCCTAAGGCGGCCCTttcccagcccaaaaagaagcagatcttttccactctcACTTGGGCTGGCTCTAGGATGGA is a window from the Sceloporus undulatus isolate JIND9_A2432 ecotype Alabama chromosome 1, SceUnd_v1.1, whole genome shotgun sequence genome containing:
- the L2HGDH gene encoding L-2-hydroxyglutarate dehydrogenase, mitochondrial isoform X1, with protein sequence MAPFRPWLCGLAAWARFCPSPRAPLPSRALSSGEGGPKTERRRRRRTFDVAVIGAGIVGLASARELSLRHPSLVFGVLEKEKELAVHQSGHNSGVIHSGIYYTPGSLKAKLCVEGSVLCYEYCDKKGIPYKQCGKLIVAVEQKEIPRLKALYQRGLQNNVRGLKLINSKEIQAKEPYCRGLMALDSPYTGIVNYRQVALAYAEDFQASGGTVLTDFEVEDIQMAKESPAGSDEGMKYPVVVRNSKGEEIHCRHLISCAGLYSDRLSQISGCNSEPRIVPFRGDYLVLKPEKCYLVRGNIYPVRNFPFCYVSGS
- the L2HGDH gene encoding L-2-hydroxyglutarate dehydrogenase, mitochondrial isoform X2, whose translation is MAPFRPWLCGLAAWARFCPSPRAPLPSRALSSGEGGPKTERRRRRRTFDVAVIGAGIVGLASARELSLRHPSLVFGVLEKEKELAVHQSGHNSGVIHSGIYYTPGSLKAKLCVEGSVLCYEYCDKKGIPYKQCGKLIVAVEQKEIPRLKALYQRGLQNNVRGLKLINSKEIQAKEPYCRGLMALDSPYTGIVNYRQVALAYAEDFQASGGTVLTDFEVEDIQMAKESPAGSDEGRGNPLSASHLLCRTLLRSPFSDQWLQLRAPHCPFPG